A genomic window from Terrisporobacter glycolicus ATCC 14880 = DSM 1288 includes:
- a CDS encoding dihydrofolate reductase family protein, producing MSRKIIFNLAMSIDGYISDEDGGFDWIVGEDNNSLDTKGQFEFNKFLETCDTIVMGRKSYEDIPRETFDEFSDKKIYLVTNKKLNINKDNVEIINGDIVGKILNLKKEEGKNIWIFGGAILADTFIKSDVIDEYIIGIIPCILGKGRKLFLENNPTINLHLKNYSFSGGIAVLTYTKR from the coding sequence ATGAGCAGAAAAATAATCTTTAACTTAGCTATGAGTATAGATGGATATATAAGCGATGAAGATGGTGGATTTGATTGGATTGTGGGAGAGGATAATAATTCACTGGATACTAAAGGACAATTTGAGTTTAATAAATTTTTAGAAACTTGCGATACAATAGTGATGGGAAGAAAGTCTTATGAAGATATACCTAGAGAAACTTTTGATGAATTTTCAGATAAAAAAATTTACTTAGTTACCAATAAGAAACTTAATATAAATAAAGATAATGTGGAGATTATAAATGGAGATATTGTTGGAAAAATACTTAACCTAAAAAAAGAAGAAGGAAAGAATATATGGATATTTGGTGGTGCAATTTTAGCAGATACATTCATAAAATCTGATGTTATAGATGAGTACATAATCGGTATAATTCCTTGTATATTAGGTAAGGGAAGAAAGTTATTTTTGGAAAATAATCCAACTATAAATTTACATTTAAAAAATTATAGTTTCTCAGGTGGAATTGCAGTATTAACTTATACAAAAAGATAG
- the bioD gene encoding dethiobiotin synthase, with amino-acid sequence MNKGVFITGTSTDVGKTYVSSLIVKNLRENNVNCGYFKGALSGAYLEDNELIPGDAKEVCIRSNLNYNPKDLVSYIFKEPVSPHLAAKINNEFIESNKIKADFDKISKNYDFMVVEGCGGIICPLRFDDKKIMLTDIIKLLNLPIIIVADGGLGTINDTVLTAEYAKSQGFSIIGIILNNYDENNMIHIDNKKMIEDLTNIPVIVCVKEGDENINTSLKEVI; translated from the coding sequence ATGAATAAAGGTGTATTTATTACAGGTACTTCCACAGATGTGGGTAAAACTTATGTTAGTTCTTTAATAGTAAAAAATCTTAGAGAAAATAATGTGAACTGCGGATATTTTAAAGGAGCTTTAAGTGGAGCTTATTTGGAAGATAATGAATTAATACCTGGAGATGCAAAGGAAGTATGCATTAGATCAAATTTAAATTACAATCCGAAAGACTTAGTAAGTTATATATTTAAAGAACCGGTATCTCCTCACTTAGCAGCAAAAATAAATAATGAATTTATTGAGTCAAATAAAATAAAAGCAGATTTTGATAAAATTAGTAAGAATTACGACTTTATGGTTGTTGAGGGATGTGGAGGAATTATTTGTCCTTTAAGATTTGATGATAAAAAAATAATGTTAACTGATATTATAAAATTACTAAATCTTCCTATTATTATAGTTGCTGATGGAGGACTTGGAACAATAAATGATACAGTTCTTACAGCAGAATATGCCAAATCTCAAGGCTTTTCAATAATAGGCATTATTCTTAATAACTATGATGAAAATAATATGATACATATTGATAATAAAAAAATGATAGAAGATTTAACTAATATACCTGTTATTGTTTGTGTAAAAGAAGGTGATGAAAATATAAATACATCTTTAAAGGAAGTAATTTAA
- the bioB gene encoding biotin synthase BioB: MLKKISETIINEELIDKDTALSLLKYDTEDLCKEADKIRKHFCGNEFDLCTIVNGKSGRCSEDCKFCAQSSHYKSEVENYELLDTNSMKKEAIYNDEKNVGRYSVVTSGKKLSSKEVDSLCDTYIEIRKSCKIKLCASGGLLTYEELCKLKEAGVIRYHNNLESSKRFFSQICTTHTYDEKIETIKAAKKAGLTVCSGGIMGLGENMEDRIDLAFTLRDLGITSVPINILNPIKGTPLENNKVLTLDEVRKIVAIYRFILPNAQLRLAGGRGLLEDKGLSVFSSGANAAITGDMLTTSGITIDEDMKIIKKLGYEVKCNE, encoded by the coding sequence ATGCTTAAAAAAATTAGTGAAACAATAATCAATGAAGAATTAATAGATAAAGATACTGCTTTAAGTTTATTAAAATATGATACAGAAGATTTATGCAAAGAAGCTGACAAAATTAGAAAGCACTTTTGTGGTAATGAATTTGATTTATGTACCATAGTAAATGGTAAAAGTGGCAGATGCTCAGAAGACTGCAAGTTTTGTGCTCAATCTAGTCATTATAAATCTGAAGTTGAAAATTATGAATTATTAGATACAAATTCAATGAAAAAAGAAGCAATTTATAATGATGAAAAAAATGTAGGTCGTTATTCTGTTGTTACAAGTGGGAAAAAGTTAAGTTCAAAAGAAGTAGACTCCCTATGTGACACATATATAGAAATAAGAAAAAGTTGTAAAATTAAATTATGTGCTTCTGGCGGTTTATTAACTTATGAAGAGCTATGTAAATTAAAAGAAGCAGGTGTAATAAGATATCATAATAATCTAGAAAGTAGCAAAAGATTTTTCTCGCAAATATGTACTACTCATACTTATGATGAAAAAATTGAAACTATAAAAGCTGCTAAGAAAGCAGGCCTTACAGTTTGTTCTGGTGGAATAATGGGTCTTGGTGAAAATATGGAAGATCGTATCGATTTAGCATTTACACTTAGAGATTTAGGGATAACTTCAGTGCCTATTAATATACTAAACCCTATAAAAGGTACACCATTAGAAAATAATAAAGTATTAACATTGGACGAGGTAAGAAAAATAGTCGCTATTTATAGATTTATTCTACCTAACGCACAACTTCGTTTGGCTGGAGGGAGAGGTCTCTTAGAAGATAAAGGATTAAGTGTTTTCTCATCAGGTGCCAACGCTGCAATTACAGGAGATATGTTAACCACTTCTGGAATTACTATTGATGAAGATATGAAAATCATAAAGAAACTTGGATATGAGGTGAAGTGTAATGAATAA
- a CDS encoding biotin transporter BioY, with translation MIELKNKTSKIVICGLFAAMIAISAFIQIPIPNLDYFTLQFLFVLLAGMLLGSKLGGISVLVYVITGLMGFPIFAAGGGLTYILRPSFGYLIGFILCAFVTGFVCEKIKSKKISKYLIAAFCGFLVTYAIGLTYKYFILNFYMGTKMPFLAIFLSCFPLDIPGDIVLCITASLVGSKLSKYVKRENVNYA, from the coding sequence ATGATTGAATTAAAAAATAAAACATCTAAAATAGTTATTTGTGGCTTATTTGCAGCAATGATTGCCATAAGTGCATTTATTCAAATACCAATACCAAATCTTGATTATTTTACACTACAATTTTTATTTGTATTGTTAGCAGGTATGTTACTTGGATCAAAACTTGGAGGAATTTCAGTATTGGTATATGTTATAACAGGTCTTATGGGATTTCCTATATTTGCAGCAGGTGGAGGACTTACATATATACTAAGACCTAGTTTCGGATATTTGATAGGATTTATATTATGTGCATTTGTTACAGGATTTGTTTGCGAGAAAATAAAAAGTAAGAAAATATCTAAGTACTTAATAGCAGCTTTTTGTGGTTTTTTAGTTACTTATGCCATTGGTCTTACATATAAATATTTTATTTTAAATTTTTATATGGGAACTAAAATGCCTTTTTTAGCAATATTTCTATCATGTTTTCCGCTAGACATTCCTGGAGATATAGTTTTATGTATTACAGCTAGTTTAGTAGGTTCAAAATTAAGTAAATATGTAAAAAGAGAAAATGTAAATTATGCTTAA
- a CDS encoding DUF378 domain-containing protein — protein MDIVYNICLTLVLIGAINWGLVGLFKFDLVAALLAGGGDFGNISSISRIIYTLVGLSALYVGIQFILLYI, from the coding sequence ATGGATATAGTTTATAACATTTGTCTTACTTTAGTTCTTATTGGAGCTATTAACTGGGGGCTAGTAGGATTATTTAAATTTGATTTAGTAGCTGCCCTACTAGCTGGAGGAGGAGATTTTGGTAATATAAGTTCCATAAGTAGAATTATATATACATTAGTAGGACTTTCTGCTCTTTATGTGGGCATACAGTTTATACTACTTTACATTTAA
- a CDS encoding fasciclin domain-containing protein — MIITYIMAINGIIHVIDTVLLP; from the coding sequence GTGATTATAACATATATAATGGCGATAAATGGAATTATACATGTAATAGATACAGTATTACTTCCATAA
- a CDS encoding heavy metal translocating P-type ATPase produces MKNIFKDEIKRDILFLLISGIALIFSFSHIKLFNLDLAWISIILCGIPIIKEAIEGLVTEFDIKADVLVSMALIASVIIGEVFAAGEVAFIMQIGAFLEEFTVRKSRKGIEKLVHLTPTLARVIVNNEEKSINAKDAKVGDILRVNPGEIIPVDGVITKGKTSIDNSIMSGESIPLDLSEGDSVYSGAVNQFGSFEMKATKVGEDSSIQRMIKLVQSADASKAEIVGVADKWATYIVIAAFSSAILTWLLTGEIIRAVTILVVFCPCALVLATPTAIVAAIGNVSKHGILVKEGDALERLSQISKITFDKTGTLTYGKPKVEEVVSVMNNLNNEELYEMVASCELYSEHPLGRAIVSSFKENHKIEIDSPQEFEIIPGRGVVAKVNNKKIIAGNKHLLLDEKFKRDEIRFIREKYKNKGKSIIYIGIDDKIGGYVILSDTLRDESKFMIESIKNLGITPVLLTGDNKYVAESIASQVNIKEVKSECFPQDKLKVIEDSQEKEKKMVCMVGDGINDAPALKKAFVGIAMGGVGSDIAVDAADIVLVRDDIDNLPHLLKLSKHMMKTIKINLTFSMGLNFVAVILAMTGMLGPVVGALVHNAGSVLVIMNSALLLKYNNKSNENEKYLKNETSRKNIEVSCSSL; encoded by the coding sequence ATGAAAAATATATTTAAAGATGAAATAAAAAGAGACATTTTATTTTTGCTCATATCAGGAATTGCACTTATATTTAGTTTTAGTCATATAAAATTATTTAATTTAGACTTAGCTTGGATTTCCATAATACTTTGTGGTATTCCCATCATAAAAGAAGCTATAGAAGGTCTTGTTACAGAGTTTGATATAAAAGCAGATGTACTAGTATCTATGGCACTTATTGCATCAGTTATAATTGGAGAGGTATTTGCAGCTGGTGAAGTGGCATTTATAATGCAAATAGGAGCTTTTCTTGAAGAATTTACAGTTAGAAAATCAAGAAAAGGAATTGAAAAACTAGTACATTTGACACCTACATTAGCAAGGGTAATAGTAAATAATGAAGAAAAATCTATTAATGCAAAAGATGCTAAAGTTGGAGATATACTTAGAGTTAATCCAGGAGAAATAATACCAGTGGATGGAGTAATTACAAAAGGTAAAACATCTATAGACAATTCTATTATGAGTGGGGAATCTATCCCACTTGATTTAAGTGAAGGAGATAGTGTGTATTCTGGGGCAGTTAATCAGTTTGGATCTTTTGAAATGAAAGCAACAAAGGTTGGAGAAGATAGTTCTATTCAAAGAATGATAAAGTTGGTACAAAGTGCAGATGCCAGTAAAGCAGAAATAGTAGGTGTTGCAGATAAATGGGCAACATATATTGTTATAGCTGCTTTTTCCAGCGCTATTTTAACTTGGCTATTAACGGGAGAAATAATAAGAGCAGTTACAATTCTTGTTGTTTTTTGTCCTTGTGCATTAGTTTTAGCAACTCCAACTGCTATAGTAGCAGCCATAGGAAATGTTTCAAAACATGGTATTTTAGTAAAAGAAGGAGATGCACTAGAGAGACTTTCACAAATAAGTAAAATTACTTTTGATAAAACAGGTACTTTAACTTATGGAAAGCCAAAGGTTGAAGAGGTTGTAAGTGTAATGAATAATTTAAACAATGAAGAACTTTATGAAATGGTTGCTTCATGTGAACTGTACTCAGAGCATCCTCTTGGTAGGGCAATAGTATCTTCTTTTAAAGAAAATCACAAAATAGAAATAGATTCTCCGCAGGAATTTGAAATAATTCCAGGTAGAGGAGTAGTTGCAAAAGTAAATAATAAAAAAATAATAGCTGGTAATAAACATCTGCTTTTAGATGAAAAATTTAAAAGAGACGAAATTAGATTTATTAGAGAAAAATATAAAAATAAAGGCAAATCAATAATTTATATTGGAATAGATGATAAAATTGGTGGTTACGTAATACTTAGTGATACACTTAGAGATGAGTCTAAGTTTATGATAGAAAGTATAAAAAATTTAGGAATAACACCTGTTCTTTTAACTGGAGATAATAAATATGTGGCAGAAAGTATTGCATCTCAAGTTAATATAAAAGAAGTAAAATCAGAATGTTTTCCTCAAGATAAATTAAAAGTAATTGAAGATAGCCAAGAAAAAGAAAAGAAAATGGTTTGTATGGTTGGAGATGGAATAAACGATGCTCCAGCTCTTAAAAAGGCATTTGTAGGAATTGCCATGGGCGGCGTTGGTAGTGATATAGCAGTAGATGCAGCCGATATTGTACTTGTTAGAGATGATATAGATAATTTACCTCATTTATTAAAATTATCAAAACATATGATGAAGACGATTAAAATAAATCTTACTTTTTCCATGGGACTTAATTTTGTGGCAGTTATTCTTGCCATGACAGGTATGCTAGGTCCTGTAGTAGGAGCTCTTGTTCATAATGCTGGCTCAGTTTTAGTTATTATGAATTCTGCCTTACTGTTAAAATATAATAATAAATCAAATGAAAATGAAAAATACTTAAAAAATGAAACATCAAGAAAAAACATAGAAGTAAGTTGTTCAAGTTTATAA
- a CDS encoding metal-sensing transcriptional repressor — protein sequence MKQCMDSDNIHRRMKKIIGQLNAVDRMVDEDVPCEDIIMQINAAKSALHKVGQIVLEGHLHHCVKEGIEHGDADKTIEDFAKAIEYFSRM from the coding sequence ATGAAACAATGTATGGATTCAGATAATATACACAGAAGAATGAAAAAAATAATAGGTCAGTTGAATGCAGTTGATAGAATGGTAGACGAAGATGTGCCTTGTGAAGATATAATTATGCAAATTAATGCAGCAAAGTCAGCTCTTCATAAAGTGGGGCAAATAGTTTTAGAAGGTCATTTACATCACTGTGTTAAAGAGGGGATAGAACATGGAGATGCAGATAAAACAATAGAAGATTTTGCAAAGGCAATTGAATACTTTTCAAGAATGTAA
- a CDS encoding ABC transporter ATP-binding protein, producing MSRKHIKINSKVVKLIINVFKEYKLLTFLLFFIIIGAIGFSLATPQVLKYVIDDYLTVGGKNLLFPSLLYFATIVLLGIFNFGKEGIITIFGQKIIRKIKEEMMIKLEKIPIGYLSTNESGSIVSRFSNDVEAVGSLFTSGIVSMFVDAFKIIGIVISIWIFSYKLGFLVLFIIPVVYFLTREFQKKMLSAQRLYRVLTAKVNNHIPESINNIQMIKSFAKEEYMENKYVDYLDESYEAMDKINFYDSIFSPIILVLRAIVIAIVVILSSDHLSFLGISIGTVAAAIELINNIFTPIENLGMELQNIQQSIAGIYRIDEFLNEKEETKKNIDFTYEKIINNNLNIELNNVNFHYEEGENILENIFLSIKYKESVTFAGRTGDGKTTLFKLILGLLEPSSGSVTLSNVKVSEIPNDEKRKIFGYVEQSFSFIKGSVGEQISLKDKKISKEDIENAMKFVGLHDYIITLEEGYDTFASPHLFSQGQRQLLSIARAIVTSPPIMLLDEITANLDSETEEKIISVLKSASSERTVLSISHRLSSVLTSDRIIKLENKSIVM from the coding sequence ATGAGTAGAAAGCATATAAAAATCAACAGTAAGGTTGTAAAATTAATAATAAATGTATTTAAAGAATATAAATTACTTACTTTTTTACTTTTTTTTATAATAATTGGAGCTATTGGTTTTAGTTTGGCAACACCTCAAGTACTAAAATATGTTATAGATGATTATTTAACAGTTGGAGGAAAAAATCTGTTATTTCCATCATTATTATACTTTGCAACAATTGTACTTCTTGGTATTTTTAACTTTGGAAAAGAAGGAATCATAACTATATTTGGTCAAAAAATAATAAGAAAAATTAAAGAAGAAATGATGATAAAGCTGGAAAAAATACCTATAGGATACTTGTCTACAAATGAAAGTGGATCCATAGTATCTCGTTTTTCCAATGATGTGGAAGCTGTAGGTTCATTATTTACAAGTGGTATAGTCAGCATGTTTGTAGATGCTTTTAAGATTATAGGTATTGTAATTTCTATTTGGATTTTTAGTTACAAACTTGGATTTTTAGTTTTGTTTATAATACCTGTAGTATATTTTTTGACTAGAGAATTTCAGAAAAAAATGTTAAGTGCCCAAAGATTATATCGTGTTTTAACAGCTAAAGTAAACAACCATATACCAGAAAGTATAAATAATATACAAATGATTAAATCTTTTGCAAAAGAAGAATATATGGAAAATAAATATGTGGATTATTTAGATGAAAGTTATGAAGCTATGGACAAAATAAATTTCTATGACTCAATTTTTTCTCCTATAATTTTGGTACTGAGAGCAATTGTCATAGCCATTGTAGTTATTTTATCCAGTGATCATTTATCTTTCTTAGGAATTTCTATAGGTACTGTTGCAGCAGCCATAGAGTTAATAAACAATATATTTACACCAATAGAAAATCTAGGTATGGAACTACAAAATATTCAACAGTCCATAGCAGGAATTTATAGAATAGACGAATTCTTAAATGAAAAAGAAGAAACAAAGAAGAATATTGATTTTACATATGAGAAAATTATAAATAATAACTTAAATATAGAACTTAATAATGTAAACTTTCACTATGAAGAAGGTGAAAATATTTTAGAAAATATATTTCTTAGCATAAAATACAAAGAAAGCGTAACTTTTGCAGGAAGAACAGGTGACGGAAAGACAACACTTTTTAAATTAATTCTTGGACTTTTGGAGCCAAGTAGTGGAAGTGTTACTTTAAGTAATGTGAAAGTTAGTGAAATACCAAATGATGAAAAGCGAAAAATCTTTGGATATGTGGAGCAGTCTTTTTCTTTTATTAAGGGAAGTGTAGGGGAACAAATTAGTTTAAAAGATAAAAAAATAAGCAAAGAAGATATAGAAAATGCCATGAAATTTGTAGGTTTACATGATTATATAATAACTCTAGAAGAAGGATATGACACATTTGCATCTCCTCATCTTTTCTCACAGGGGCAAAGACAATTACTATCAATTGCAAGAGCCATTGTAACATCACCACCAATTATGTTACTAGATGAAATTACAGCAAATTTAGATTCAGAAACAGAAGAAAAAATTATTTCTGTACTTAAAAGTGCTTCTTCTGAAAGAACTGTACTTTCTATTTCTCACAGATTATCATCTGTTTTAACAAGTGATAGAATAATTAAACTGGAAAATAAAAGCATAGTCATGTAA
- a CDS encoding ABC transporter ATP-binding protein produces the protein MKKRLTQSIKNPDKIKNYWLKEKKTVILLTVFGVLYNVGMVARPIYQGKLIDALIAKISFNNLINLALTFIFITFMVQFFRYYKRYYVRQFANRTTATMRFMLYNNILHKTEKELSEENMGSIMTKTISDVDVCVEGMRKSTTEVFDTGVLFVSYLITLLQYDVRITLYACIFIPVAILIAEKLKIIIFKFTKAYRSQISKVSDITYDMIDNAILYRLYGRESDNKTIYEKELEDFERKAITANVWENAMQPIYNVIAMGGIVFVIIMMGEKVYKGNFTIGEFSAYISIFSVMAVKASRIAKLFNTIQKSRVSWNRIKPYLKEYIQIDKNLGKIEEKTKIEVKNLYFKYSEEYIIENLNFQGIENQIIGITGPIGCGKSTIGKIFLADYDYEGSLTIDKKELRDYSEYERSKIISYLGHNPHLISDTIYNNITLGDEGDISHVLNMVCFHEDLKFMEHGIDTLVGNGGIRLSGGQQARIALARTLYHKYKILILDDPFSAVDMNTEKIIIDNLRNHYKDCLIILISHRLSIFKYLNEIILINDDKTLEYGNHEKLLNSSKLYNQLYSLQQRKEGDEDE, from the coding sequence ATGAAAAAAAGATTAACCCAGTCTATAAAAAATCCTGATAAAATAAAGAATTACTGGCTTAAGGAAAAGAAGACAGTAATTCTACTCACTGTATTTGGGGTTTTGTACAATGTGGGGATGGTTGCTAGGCCTATTTATCAAGGAAAACTAATTGATGCTTTAATTGCAAAGATTAGTTTTAATAACTTAATAAACCTAGCGTTAACATTTATATTTATTACTTTTATGGTTCAATTTTTCAGATATTATAAAAGGTATTATGTGAGACAATTTGCCAATAGAACAACAGCAACTATGAGATTTATGCTTTACAATAATATTTTGCACAAAACTGAAAAAGAGTTAAGTGAAGAAAATATGGGCAGTATTATGACAAAGACCATTTCTGATGTGGATGTTTGTGTGGAGGGTATGAGAAAATCTACTACAGAAGTATTTGACACAGGAGTGCTCTTTGTATCATATTTAATAACCCTTTTACAGTACGATGTGAGAATAACATTATATGCTTGCATCTTCATACCTGTTGCCATATTGATTGCAGAAAAACTAAAAATAATTATATTTAAATTTACAAAAGCTTATAGAAGTCAAATATCTAAAGTATCAGATATAACTTACGATATGATAGATAATGCAATTTTATACAGGCTTTATGGTAGAGAATCTGATAATAAAACAATTTATGAAAAAGAACTAGAGGACTTTGAAAGAAAAGCAATTACAGCAAATGTATGGGAAAATGCCATGCAACCAATTTATAATGTTATTGCCATGGGTGGAATTGTATTCGTCATAATTATGATGGGAGAAAAGGTTTATAAAGGTAATTTTACTATTGGTGAATTTTCTGCTTACATTTCAATATTTTCTGTTATGGCAGTAAAAGCCAGTAGAATTGCCAAACTATTTAACACAATTCAAAAATCTAGAGTATCTTGGAATAGGATAAAGCCTTACTTAAAAGAATACATTCAAATTGATAAAAACTTAGGTAAAATAGAAGAGAAAACAAAAATTGAAGTTAAGAACTTATATTTTAAATATAGCGAAGAATATATAATAGAAAATCTTAATTTTCAAGGAATAGAAAATCAAATAATTGGAATAACAGGACCTATAGGTTGTGGGAAATCAACCATAGGGAAAATATTTTTAGCAGATTATGACTATGAAGGCAGTTTAACAATAGACAAGAAAGAACTGCGAGATTATAGTGAATATGAAAGAAGTAAAATCATATCTTATTTAGGACACAATCCTCATTTAATTTCAGACACTATTTACAACAATATAACTTTAGGAGATGAAGGTGATATATCTCATGTACTTAATATGGTTTGTTTTCATGAAGATTTAAAATTTATGGAACATGGAATAGATACTCTAGTAGGTAATGGTGGAATAAGACTTAGTGGAGGTCAACAAGCCAGAATTGCTTTAGCAAGAACTCTTTATCATAAATATAAAATATTAATATTAGATGACCCCTTTTCTGCAGTTGATATGAATACGGAAAAAATTATAATAGATAATTTAAGAAATCATTACAAAGACTGCTTAATTATACTAATTTCCCATAGACTATCAATTTTTAAATACTTAAATGAAATCATATTAATAAATGATGATAAAACTTTAGAATATGGAAATCACGAAAAATTATTAAATTCATCTAAGCTGTACAATCAACTTTATTCTTTACAGCAAAGAAAAGAAGGTGATGAAGATGAGTAG
- a CDS encoding S41 family peptidase: MKKKILLLIMIFILIMGLGNCIYSKNSQLSKSEKIEDFEYLYSNIKKGYPYLNVNKRRYNVDWLENKEKYLKRIEDTPDDEKFMEEMSLIVGDLHNRHTELIDNKSRFELFKTAYSNNNWYDFLSDEKVLNRYNSIKPKIKMSKDYFFKKELTLKDIIKDKVGYIYLPSMSSSGGSFNEDFNKIGDYIDTLENHKALIIDIRDNKGGSDSYWQGILSKLIKEDRKVSGYRIYRNNSKAIKNYTKKRNIKLQPIKNLPEHIKKNGPNEILKQFTDFENTSYTIKGNPNLKFKGNIYLLVDGKVFSSSELFSMFCKETKFATIIGESTGGDGGVIDPVLINLKNSGLIVRMASCMYLDKDGVCDEELKVVPDYKIENCEKTSDFKNDNCIKKVLEIEKLN, translated from the coding sequence ATGAAAAAGAAAATATTGCTTCTAATAATGATTTTTATACTTATAATGGGATTAGGTAATTGTATTTATTCTAAAAATAGTCAACTCTCTAAAAGTGAAAAAATAGAGGACTTTGAATATTTGTACAGTAACATAAAGAAAGGATATCCTTATTTAAATGTAAATAAAAGACGTTATAATGTGGATTGGCTAGAAAATAAAGAAAAATATTTAAAGAGAATTGAAGATACGCCTGATGATGAGAAGTTTATGGAAGAAATGTCATTAATAGTAGGCGATTTACATAATCGACATACGGAATTAATAGATAATAAAAGTAGGTTTGAACTTTTTAAAACAGCATATTCAAATAATAATTGGTATGATTTTCTGAGTGATGAAAAAGTTTTAAACAGATATAATTCCATAAAACCAAAGATAAAAATGTCAAAAGATTATTTCTTCAAAAAAGAATTGACTTTAAAAGATATAATTAAAGATAAGGTTGGGTATATTTATTTGCCATCAATGTCCTCAAGTGGTGGATCTTTTAATGAAGATTTCAATAAAATAGGCGATTACATTGATACATTAGAAAATCATAAAGCTTTAATTATTGATATAAGGGATAATAAAGGTGGAAGTGATAGTTATTGGCAAGGAATATTATCTAAACTTATAAAAGAGGATAGGAAAGTAAGTGGTTATAGAATTTATAGAAATAACAGTAAAGCAATTAAAAATTATACAAAAAAAAGAAATATAAAATTACAGCCCATAAAAAATTTACCAGAGCATATAAAAAAGAATGGACCAAATGAAATTTTAAAACAATTTACTGATTTTGAAAATACGTCTTATACTATAAAAGGTAATCCTAATTTGAAATTCAAAGGAAATATATATTTACTTGTGGATGGAAAGGTATTTTCATCATCAGAGTTATTTTCTATGTTTTGCAAAGAAACAAAATTCGCAACAATAATAGGAGAGTCTACAGGAGGAGATGGTGGAGTTATTGATCCTGTATTAATTAATCTAAAAAATAGTGGTTTAATTGTTAGAATGGCTAGCTGTATGTATTTAGATAAAGATGGAGTATGTGATGAAGAATTAAAAGTGGTTCCAGATTATAAAATAGAAAATTGTGAAAAAACTTCTGATTTTAAAAATGATAATTGTATAAAAAAAGTATTAGAAATAGAAAAGCTTAATTAA